From Desulfoplanes formicivorans:
TTTGAGTCCATGGCCAGGTAGGTAGCGTTCATTTCGGCAGGGGTAAAGACCAGTTCGTTAAGGATATCGGCAATGGTTGCGTTGGTGTTGGTTTTGGCTGCATAGGCAGCCTCGCCGATAAGGGAGAGAATCACTGCATTGGTGTTGGAATAGGTGCCTTCCCAGGGAGAGCTGGCTACCTCCGGATAGTTGGACAAACCCAGTGCGGCCAGTTCGGTGTGAGTGACTTCAGGGGACAGAGATCCATAATCGGCTGCGATCCATTCGTCCCAAAGGGTGGAGGTGGATCCGGAACGTGTGCTACCCATGTAGTTGGGGACCTGCGAACTCATGTTTAGCAATTGTTCCACGGTGATGGATTCTGCCCCGTCGGGCAGTTCCGAGACGCCCAGATCCACGTCATATTTCTTTTGCAGATCGCCCAGGGTGTCGGTCAGGCTGAAGTACCCTTTATCAACCATGAGCAGGATGGCGCTGCCAACGAACATCTTGGATTGACTGCCGATACGGAATGTTCCGTCCTGGTCAACCCCCATGCCGGAGATAGTGGGAGGATCGTTGTTTCCCAGGTTCAGCCCCACATTGCTGCTGATGCCTGTGGACGTAAAATGATTGTTCTGGATGAGTAAGAGCAGATCTTCAGCTTGCGCAGTGGCCGCGTAGGTGGAATCACCATGACAGACGCAAGGAATGACGAGCAAAAACAACATGCCAAGGTTGATTATGAGGTTTTTGTACATGTTGATATCTCTGCTTGTCATATCTCCTTGCATGACAAAAAAAGGCCACGAGGAGAGGTGATTATCCTGTGGCCTCATACGACGAGCTATTTAGGAAGCTGGAGTTTCGACGGTTGTTTCCGTGGGCGCCTTGCCTTTTCCGATCCATCCGCTGACGGTCTTTTTACTGGTTTCGTAACCAGCTTTGATGGAGTCGCTGATCTTGTTCATGCTGGCTTTGTCCAGCCCTTGGCCCGTGGCAAAATGATCGGCAAAGCTTTTGCCCACCGCATAGGTTGCTGCCGCATTGGCCAGGGGAAGGGTCGCCAGCCCCAGACCGGGGCCTATAATGGGGATGTAGCGCGCCAGATCGGAAAGTTTTGGGGTGAGCAGACTGGGCAGGATGCCGCCGACCAGGGCAATGGTGATCTGTTTGCCCCACTGGGCCTGGAAGGGAATGTCATAGGCCTTGGCGAGTTTGTAGATCATTTCCAATTGCAAGGCTGCCAGTGCGGCCATGTCGAAAGCAGGGACAGGAACAAGGGCGATGGCCAGAGAGCTGTGCACCCTGTTTCTGATGATGGCATTGACTGTCTCTGGGGCAGGCAAAGTGCGTGCGGATTGTTCATTGTGTACTGTTTTTTCGGTATGAGGAGCTGCTTCTGGTTTTTGGTCCGGTGTTTGATCTTTTTTCATGGTTTTTCTCCTTTTGAAATGTTAACCGCCATGCAATATGGGGCAGGAACTGCCATGTTTGATGAATGAAAGGTATTGTTTTCGTAAGAGACAGGGCCACAAAGGACGAAGATATCCTAACTTGTTAAAAAATTGTTCTATTTTTATCATATGAGACACGTGCCGTCTAGAAAATAATTTAATGAAGCTTAAATATCTTTTTATCGTTTTCGGATAAATATGTTTTTTTTCAAATAATTGCGTATCCTGATGGATTGGGTTCAATGCACAAGAAGAAGTATTTGAGGTGCCTTGCCGTTTCAAACGGGTAATGCCAAGCAGAACGCAGGAGCATGGGGGACGCTTTCTGAAGCCAAGGCAACATCGCCCTTCTCCTGGCTCCGTTCAAAGACCTTGAGGACAGTTTTGCCTGTACGAACAAACCCTTCGGCATAATCATCTTGACTGCACGAAATTACGGAAGGTCACTCCTTGCCTGTTCTCTCCGGAGAAAAAACAGTGCGGCCTGTTTTGCATCAATCAATGAACATCAGGACAACCAGGTATTCTGACCGCGAATCAAATCGGCCCTTTCTCCGTTATATGTTACGGAGAAAGGGCCGATTGGGTATGTGTGTTCAGATGTAGTAGTTCAGATGGAAGGGATCAGAATCCCCATTTGAAATTGATCCACGCCCCGTTGGCCGTGAAGTCGTCGTTGTACTGGGTGGTGCATCCCAGTTCCATGCTGACATTGTCCTTGGCAAAGGTGAGGGAGGCGTCGGCGATGTAGGATGAATCCGAGACGTTGTCGCTGACCTTGACGCTTCCGGTATTGGGCAGGGACTGGCTGACCTCGATGTCGTTGTCCGTGAGGGCCTGTTCCCAGCGAAGGCCTAGGGACGGGGTTACGCGCGCACCGCCCATTTCCCAGGTGCCCATGAGGTTGACCCCCAGGATGGACCTGAAAACGTGATCATCGTAGGAGCCGTAGTGGGTGTTCCAGTCGGAGTTGTCGGCATCAGAGGTGTGGCTGTCACATTGTGCCCAGGAGTGGCCAAGCCCTAGTTCGGGCATCACAGCCAGATTGCCGAAGGTGAAGAGATAGCCGGCCATGATCTGGGTTTCAGCGCCGTAACTGGTATAGTCGTCTTCTTCGGGTATTTCCAGGTTGGCTCCGGTGAGTCCGTCGTATTCATGGCGGACCGTGTACAGGGTCGAGGTGACATCTACATGCCAGGCTTCGTAATTGTATGAACCGTGGGCTCCCAGAGAATAAATATTCTGGTCGTCGGAATTGTCACTGTACCCGGTTCCCTTGAAGTCGACATTGCTTTGGGCGATGCCGCCGTGAACTCCCAGGGTGAAATCCGGATTGAAATTCCAGTCATAGCCCAGAACCAGACCAGTGGTGGTGCCGTCATATCCCATACCGCCGTCCGAAGGATGATTCACCGTTGTCAGGTAGGGGCGGAGGAACAGTGTATTATTGCTTTTTTGGTCAGGTCGCACAGAAGTAAAGCCTGCATCGGTTGCAATGGTGCCGGAATCGGCCAGCAAGGTTGCTTCTTCTTCGGAGTTCAGGTTGGACGCCAGCACTTGGGAAATGATGCGGTTCTGGATCATGGTGATTCCCTGTCCAACCGCCTGGTGTGCTGCCCTAAGGCTCAGGGCAGCAGTACTTTCCTTTGGTTCATATCCAAAGGATACTGTGGCATTTTTTCCTTTATCCTTGCCGGACCAGGAAACCGTGATATCGGGGTTGGTGAACCCTTTTTCCAACTTGCCGAACTGTGAAATGATATCGCCAATACCCTTTTCCTCTTGGGCTCCTGAAGACACCCAGTCAGATGGTATGACCAAATCCTCTTCCTTCTCTTCAATGATGCGATACGGGGTGTCAAATACTATGCTCTCGCCAGGGGTAATGGCAACGCGTAATGCCGCATTATTGAGATCAAGAGTGGAACCTTGGGAAACATATATGGGGCTTTTGTAGTCTGCGCCTTCAGGATTCCCGTAAAGAGGCACGGAAAAAGCGTTTGAAAATTTTACTGAAGATTCATTAAGAACATAAAGAGCCCTGCCGCCGTTTGTGGTATATATTTTACCGGGGCTTGAGATGATGGCATTTGTGGCATTATAGAGAGCAATGGCTGCAATTCCATTTCCATAGGGGGCATCAACAAAAATGGTTCCGGTGTTGTTGATTATGGTGTCTTGGCTGCGACTATCCAAGATGCCGATCACCCCTCTGGTGGTAGAGCCTTTGCCTGCTTTGACCTGAATCGAGATATTGCCGTCATTTGTGATTGTTCGGTTATCGCCATCATAAGTAACGATTCCTGTTATACCAAGGAGATCGACGGAAGCATTTTCTCCAACACTATCGCCTGCAGTTGCAGTAACATAAATGTTTCCAGAGTTATGAATCTGATCAATTTTTCCTGAAACGCCGCCAATATACTCTATAGTGGCGTTTGTATCATCTCCTGTTGCGCTTCCTATTTCAACATTGGTGATAATGTTGTTGGAGTTGGTGAATGACTCGATATGTCCTGAATAAGCATTCACACCATAAATGTACTTTGCATGTGTCTTTGCACCATCCCCAGAAGCGTCCCCAATGTTTGCGGTAGCTGAGATGGTTCCTGAGTTTATGAAAGATGCGACTTCTTCATCAAAATATACCCCATAAATGTCATTTATATCTGCTTCAGAGTTGTCCCCTGCTGCGTCCCCAACGTTTGCGGTAGCAGAGATGGTTCCTGAGTTGGAGAAGGATTCGACATCGTTTTCAATAGATACACCATAAATATTATCCGTTATTCCCGTTGCCTTGACGGTTGCACCCTGGATATCCAATTTATCCAATTTTTCGAGAGAATCTTTACTATATATTCCAATTGTGGTGGGCGTAGTGTTAGTGTTAGTGTTTGTCACCTGTATATCTTTGTAAACCGTGTA
This genomic window contains:
- a CDS encoding YcjF family protein; this translates as MKKDQTPDQKPEAAPHTEKTVHNEQSARTLPAPETVNAIIRNRVHSSLAIALVPVPAFDMAALAALQLEMIYKLAKAYDIPFQAQWGKQITIALVGGILPSLLTPKLSDLARYIPIIGPGLGLATLPLANAAATYAVGKSFADHFATGQGLDKASMNKISDSIKAGYETSKKTVSGWIGKGKAPTETTVETPAS
- a CDS encoding autotransporter family protein — encoded protein: MGEWRRWLMVFIISGALGWPGVSLGDSIIGLDISGNSTYTVYKDIQVTNTNTNTTPTTIGIYSKDSLEKLDKLDIQGATVKATGITDNIYGVSIENDVESFSNSGTISATANVGDAAGDNSEADINDIYGVYFDEEVASFINSGTISATANIGDASGDGAKTHAKYIYGVNAYSGHIESFTNSNNIITNVEIGSATGDDTNATIEYIGGVSGKIDQIHNSGNIYVTATAGDSVGENASVDLLGITGIVTYDGDNRTITNDGNISIQVKAGKGSTTRGVIGILDSRSQDTIINNTGTIFVDAPYGNGIAAIALYNATNAIISSPGKIYTTNGGRALYVLNESSVKFSNAFSVPLYGNPEGADYKSPIYVSQGSTLDLNNAALRVAITPGESIVFDTPYRIIEEKEEDLVIPSDWVSSGAQEEKGIGDIISQFGKLEKGFTNPDITVSWSGKDKGKNATVSFGYEPKESTAALSLRAAHQAVGQGITMIQNRIISQVLASNLNSEEEATLLADSGTIATDAGFTSVRPDQKSNNTLFLRPYLTTVNHPSDGGMGYDGTTTGLVLGYDWNFNPDFTLGVHGGIAQSNVDFKGTGYSDNSDDQNIYSLGAHGSYNYEAWHVDVTSTLYTVRHEYDGLTGANLEIPEEDDYTSYGAETQIMAGYLFTFGNLAVMPELGLGHSWAQCDSHTSDADNSDWNTHYGSYDDHVFRSILGVNLMGTWEMGGARVTPSLGLRWEQALTDNDIEVSQSLPNTGSVKVSDNVSDSSYIADASLTFAKDNVSMELGCTTQYNDDFTANGAWINFKWGF